The window GCACCGCGTCCGCCACGAGTACCGGCTCGCCAAAGCCCCGCGCCAGAGCGGTCGCCATGTTGCCTGCACCGATCAGCCCTAGCTGCATTCGCGGCGAAGCATAGGAGCGCGGGGCGCTCGCCCTCTACGACTGGTTGAAGAAGCCCTTCTCGATCAGCCGCGCGCGCTCTTCCGCCGACACCTCGACGTTGCGAGGAGTGAGCAGGAAGACCTTGTCGGCGATCCGCTGCATGCCGCCGTCGAGCGCGTAGGTGAGCCCCGACGCGAAGTCGATCAGCCGCACGG is drawn from Thermoleophilaceae bacterium and contains these coding sequences:
- the sepF gene encoding cell division protein SepF, whose translation is RVHFVIPKSFNDAQDVADKFKDSIPVILNLQQSDNHLSVRLIDFASGLTYALDGGMQRIADKVFLLTPRNVEVSAEERARLIEKGFFNQS